A single genomic interval of Mycobacterium sp. DL592 harbors:
- a CDS encoding PLP-dependent cysteine synthase family protein: MSSVAVHSRSRNWVNDAIRLIEADARRSADTHLLRYPLPSSWCDRVDVQLYLKDESTHITGSLKHRLARSLFLYSLCNGWIGEHTTVVEASSGSTAVSEAYFAALLGLPFVAVMPASTSPSKTALIESQGGRCHFVDHPGEVYAEAARIAHETGGHYLDQFTNAERATDWRGNNNIAESIFEQMIEEPHPIPSWIVVGAGTGGTSATIGRYIRYRRCSTRLCVVDPENSAFFPSYVRGRRDVVIEASSRIEGIGRPRVEPSFLPDVVDRMEQIPDVASIAAAHHVSKVLGRRVGPSTGTNVWGAFSLLSEMVARGASGSVVTLIADSGDRYADTYYNAQWLAAHNMDPSEQTGPLAEFERSCGWSPAVSSTSS; this comes from the coding sequence ATGAGTAGCGTCGCCGTCCACAGCAGGTCCCGAAACTGGGTCAACGATGCGATCCGGTTGATCGAGGCCGACGCGCGTCGTAGTGCCGACACGCATCTGCTGCGCTATCCGTTGCCGTCGTCGTGGTGCGATCGAGTCGACGTGCAGCTTTATCTCAAAGACGAGTCGACGCATATCACCGGCAGCCTCAAGCACCGGCTGGCTCGTTCCCTGTTTCTGTACAGCCTCTGCAACGGCTGGATCGGCGAACACACCACGGTGGTGGAGGCCTCCTCGGGATCCACCGCGGTGTCGGAAGCCTATTTCGCTGCGCTGCTCGGTCTGCCGTTCGTTGCGGTGATGCCTGCCTCGACGAGTCCGTCCAAGACCGCGCTCATCGAATCACAAGGTGGCCGTTGCCATTTCGTTGATCATCCCGGCGAGGTGTATGCCGAGGCTGCACGCATCGCCCATGAGACGGGCGGGCACTATCTGGACCAATTCACCAACGCCGAGCGGGCCACCGACTGGCGTGGCAACAACAACATCGCCGAGTCGATCTTCGAGCAGATGATCGAGGAGCCGCACCCGATCCCGTCGTGGATCGTGGTCGGCGCGGGCACCGGCGGCACCAGTGCCACGATCGGGCGCTACATCCGGTATCGGCGCTGCAGCACGCGACTGTGTGTCGTCGACCCGGAGAACTCGGCGTTCTTCCCCTCCTATGTCCGGGGGCGACGGGACGTGGTCATCGAGGCGTCCTCACGGATCGAGGGCATCGGCAGGCCGCGGGTGGAGCCGTCGTTCTTGCCTGATGTCGTCGACCGCATGGAGCAGATCCCGGACGTGGCCTCCATCGCGGCGGCACATCATGTCTCGAAGGTGCTCGGCCGCCGGGTGGGACCGTCGACGGGCACGAACGTGTGGGGCGCGTTCAGCCTGCTGAGCGAGATGGTCGCCAGGGGTGCCAGCGGATCGGTGGTCACGCTGATCGCCGACAGCGGCGACCGGTATGCCGATACGTATTACAACGCGCAGTGGCTAGCCGCTCACAACATGGATCCGAGCGAGCAGACCGGCCCGTTGGCCGAGTTCGAACGCTCCTGCGGCTGGTCACCAGCGGTGTCGTCAACCTCGTCGTAG
- a CDS encoding metallophosphoesterase, protein MAVPSAVKSSALVAAGSAALAVGYATVIERNAFVVREVTMPVLTPGSTPLRVLHLSDIHMRPSQRHKQAWLRELARWEPDLVVNTGDNLSHPKAVPAVVQSIGDLLSFPGVFVFGSNDYFAPRLKNPAKYLTDPDHRVLGKPLPWQDLRAAFTERGWLDLTHNRREFEVAGLTIAAAGVDDAHLERDRYDTVAGAPNPIANLSLGVTHAPYTRVLDRFAADGYQLIMAGHTHGGQLCLPFYGALATNCDIDRKRAKGASRWGVDTALHVSAGIGTSPYAPFRFCCRPEATLLTLVAAPTGGHDQTRNVVRSSPTASVR, encoded by the coding sequence ATGGCTGTGCCTTCAGCGGTGAAATCCTCCGCGCTTGTAGCCGCAGGATCGGCCGCGCTCGCGGTCGGCTACGCCACGGTGATCGAGCGCAATGCGTTCGTCGTGCGCGAGGTGACCATGCCGGTGCTGACACCCGGCTCCACGCCGCTGCGGGTGCTGCACCTCAGCGATATCCACATGCGTCCCAGCCAGCGTCACAAGCAGGCCTGGCTGCGCGAACTGGCCCGCTGGGAACCCGATCTGGTCGTCAACACCGGCGACAACCTGTCGCACCCCAAGGCCGTCCCCGCGGTGGTGCAGTCGATCGGTGATCTGTTGTCGTTCCCCGGTGTGTTCGTCTTCGGCAGCAACGACTATTTCGCACCGCGGCTGAAGAACCCGGCCAAGTACCTCACCGATCCCGACCATCGCGTGCTGGGAAAGCCGCTGCCCTGGCAGGATCTGCGGGCGGCGTTCACCGAGCGGGGCTGGCTCGACCTGACCCACAACCGCCGCGAGTTCGAGGTGGCGGGCCTGACGATCGCCGCGGCCGGAGTCGACGACGCCCATCTCGAGCGCGACCGCTACGACACCGTGGCCGGTGCACCCAACCCGATCGCCAATCTGAGCCTGGGCGTGACGCACGCCCCCTACACTCGCGTGCTGGACCGATTCGCCGCCGACGGCTATCAGCTGATCATGGCCGGGCACACTCACGGCGGTCAGCTGTGCCTGCCGTTCTACGGCGCGCTGGCCACCAACTGCGATATCGACCGGAAGAGGGCCAAGGGCGCGTCGCGCTGGGGTGTCGACACCGCCCTGCACGTGTCGGCCGGCATCGGCACCTCGCCGTACGCGCCGTTCCGGTTCTGCTGCCGGCCCGAGGCCACGCTGCTGACGCTGGTGGCCGCACCGACCGGTGGGCATGACCAGACACGCAACGTGGTGCGCTCCAGCCCGACCGCCTCCGTCCGCTGA